Genomic DNA from Phaeobacter porticola:
TCCAGTGACTGCGCGTCTGTGGTCCCTGTTTTTGCGACATATGATTGCAAAAACCTGAATAATACCCAGTTGCGTGGCTCCGCGCTGGTTTAAGGCAGGGTCAGTGCGGAAACCCAAGCAATCACCAATGGCAACGTCAGAATGGACAGCGTCGTGGACACGAGGATCGCGGCAGAAGCTCGGTGCGGTGCGACGCAGTAATGTTGCGCAAGCATGTACACATTGCCGGCAACCGGCAGCGCGGCAGCTGCTATGGCCACCCCTGCGGCATAGGGGTCAACTGGGATCAATACCAGTACAAAGAAAGCCACGCAGGCCGGGTGCAGCACCAGTTTGGCAAAGCTGAGCCAGCTGGCGATCTGGATGCGTTCCGCCGATTTGGAGGCAAGCGACGCGCCAATTGCAAAAAGCGCACCGGGTGTGGCTGCATCGCCCAGCAAGACCAGAAACGCGTTGGCCGGATCGGGGATTGGTAAAGCCAGCGCCGACCAAATCAAACCTGCGCATATTGACAGGATCATCGGGTTTTGCAGCAATCCACGACCAACAAGCCGGAAGGTTCCGCTGCCGAGGCCACTGCCGCGCCCCAGATTGATCAAGATAACGATGAGTGAGGAAAAAACCACAAGATCGACACTGAGGATCAGCATCATAGGCCCGACTGACGCTGGGCCAAACAGCAGCACCATCATTGGCAGGCCCAGAAAACCGACATTGCCGATGGCCGCGCATTGGGCCTCAACTGCGGCTGTCTGCATGTCGAGCTGCCGCATCGCCGCCACGAGGGTGGTCAGCAGATAGACAGCCATGGTGCCAAGCAGGTAGCCGATGATCAGGCGGGGGTTGAAGATCTCGACAAAGGATAGATTGGCGGCA
This window encodes:
- a CDS encoding AEC family transporter, which encodes MLDIFLRTLPFFAIIGLGYGAGRSRFFGETATAHLTKFVFYFPLSAMIFGFAANLSFVEIFNPRLIIGYLLGTMAVYLLTTLVAAMRQLDMQTAAVEAQCAAIGNVGFLGLPMMVLLFGPASVGPMMLILSVDLVVFSSLIVILINLGRGSGLGSGTFRLVGRGLLQNPMILSICAGLIWSALALPIPDPANAFLVLLGDAATPGALFAIGASLASKSAERIQIASWLSFAKLVLHPACVAFFVLVLIPVDPYAAGVAIAAAALPVAGNVYMLAQHYCVAPHRASAAILVSTTLSILTLPLVIAWVSALTLP